In Microvenator marinus, one genomic interval encodes:
- a CDS encoding DUF58 domain-containing protein, with amino-acid sequence MPTEISAHSRESPQLSDKIRRWMRPPRRLTMTTAGKFFVLLTFAVGFGAVNTGNNLLFLLMGMLLALITVSGLLSEAVLRKITVTRKLPNRIIAEDEMACDYVVQNHADYAALSLELADLEATPIAGPLTRIGTHKLGLKRHPWWKIWKKSQTEGRPIASAYAVRVESGANLVVPGTMRFDHRGHYQLDRVAALTRFPFGLFEKSREWDAPIQILVEPAPLKHDAWQGALWARMGEVDTHKEGPGEEFFGLREFREGEDARGVHWKSSARRGKLMVRETERRHHRRVVIHVLDRAQNLSEDDFARFELGIRRTAGLVGALRSAGFTLGEGPDDADLLMRKLATISLEAGIPILPDSNDDSTRIIVGLNKSLELIASGPDDLILPFEGARE; translated from the coding sequence ATGCCCACAGAAATCTCTGCACATAGCCGAGAAAGTCCACAACTTTCCGACAAGATTCGACGTTGGATGCGCCCGCCTCGACGCCTGACGATGACAACGGCGGGAAAGTTCTTTGTACTACTGACCTTTGCCGTGGGCTTTGGAGCCGTCAACACGGGCAACAATCTCCTCTTTCTCTTGATGGGGATGCTCCTAGCCTTGATTACGGTGAGCGGATTGTTGAGCGAAGCAGTTCTGCGAAAAATCACGGTCACCCGCAAACTTCCAAATCGTATCATCGCCGAAGACGAGATGGCGTGTGACTACGTCGTTCAAAACCACGCAGACTACGCCGCGCTAAGCCTCGAACTCGCCGACCTCGAAGCCACCCCAATCGCCGGCCCGCTGACTCGCATAGGCACTCATAAACTCGGCCTCAAGCGCCATCCATGGTGGAAAATCTGGAAAAAATCGCAAACCGAAGGACGCCCCATCGCCTCGGCCTACGCGGTTCGCGTCGAATCCGGCGCTAATCTGGTCGTCCCAGGAACCATGCGTTTTGACCATCGCGGACACTACCAGCTCGACCGCGTCGCAGCGCTGACACGATTCCCTTTTGGACTCTTTGAAAAGTCTCGTGAGTGGGATGCGCCCATCCAGATTCTCGTGGAACCTGCTCCGCTCAAACACGACGCATGGCAAGGCGCACTCTGGGCTCGAATGGGCGAAGTCGACACTCATAAAGAAGGTCCCGGCGAAGAATTTTTTGGGCTTCGCGAGTTTCGTGAAGGCGAGGACGCGCGCGGTGTCCATTGGAAGAGCTCTGCACGGCGAGGCAAGCTCATGGTGAGGGAGACCGAGAGGCGCCACCATAGACGCGTTGTGATTCATGTCTTGGACCGCGCCCAAAACCTCTCCGAAGACGACTTTGCGCGCTTTGAGCTCGGAATCAGACGCACCGCCGGACTGGTAGGAGCCTTGCGCTCCGCGGGCTTTACCCTGGGCGAAGGTCCAGACGACGCCGACCTCCTGATGCGCAAACTCGCCACGATTTCTCTCGAGGCCGGCATTCCGATTCTCCCTGACTCCAACGACGATTCTACACGGATCATCGTGGGCTTAAACAAAAGCCTGGAACTTATCGCATCAGGGCCTGACGACCTGATTCTACCCTTTGAAGGGGCCAGAGAATGA
- a CDS encoding transglutaminase TgpA family protein — MIQPNLERIFDWVLYTIVLLPVALIAAGGGMIGGIAAASFVAIVASWFTHKRKLGHQIKQKTWDILVASYVVVTVIIVFAFDFAILDGAIQLLLVLTCVRLFSRLSMREEFQIFILSFILLAAATTIIEDLLYGVVFGLYVLAGTFGLAVFHLRNELMERPRLAFRSPPRLERPYAVVLIGTSGIVLATSLLLFFVFPRVGLGFFAPQSRDGMSMVGFSESVELGGHGLVRDNPQVVLRVEFPEGRPSFSQYHWRMLSFDHYDGRSWTQTLQDERKHPLHWRRPLDDIYPQKGEPKLLQMYMEPLDTALLPTLFPTHSIKLGTPNITMPIGPRSGRLTMDAYSDIRHSVPSNLGIPYMIWVAEPDDSPREKVEAANPAFLQQPIESQRFADLTRQAVSNATLPKEIARNIEEFLESNYTYTTDLPEVGESPVEDFLFTTRRGHCEYFATTATLMLRQAGVHARIVNGFYGGQWNNVGDYWAVRQGDAHSWVEYFDPSVGWLKLDPTPPSSMPQANALLDTLRKTMDASRLAWTKWVIEYDLSAQIDVLRSAADTFAPKPSNDRDAKREINWTIILGSLGVVLVGAGGFALWKRRKTRLDPLQSAFMAIEAAAKRAGLNRRIDEGPSEFLERLASKSPKISAPLRKFSGLYLGARYGNLDVDLNEIQIVSEHIIKYLKSLKKDSL, encoded by the coding sequence ATGATCCAGCCAAACCTTGAGAGAATCTTTGACTGGGTGCTCTACACCATCGTGCTTCTACCGGTTGCGCTCATCGCGGCTGGCGGAGGCATGATCGGCGGCATTGCCGCGGCGAGCTTCGTGGCGATCGTCGCCAGCTGGTTCACCCACAAGAGAAAGCTCGGCCACCAGATCAAGCAAAAGACTTGGGATATCTTAGTTGCGAGCTATGTGGTCGTGACCGTGATTATCGTCTTCGCCTTTGATTTCGCCATTCTCGACGGCGCCATTCAGCTCCTCCTGGTCCTGACCTGCGTAAGGCTCTTTAGCCGACTGAGCATGCGTGAAGAGTTCCAGATCTTCATCTTGAGCTTCATCTTGCTTGCGGCGGCGACTACCATCATCGAAGACCTCCTCTACGGCGTGGTGTTTGGACTCTACGTACTTGCGGGCACGTTTGGCCTCGCGGTCTTCCACCTCAGAAACGAACTCATGGAGCGCCCGCGCCTCGCCTTCCGTTCGCCACCGAGGCTCGAGCGCCCCTACGCGGTGGTGCTTATCGGGACGTCGGGCATAGTTCTGGCCACGAGCCTCCTGCTCTTCTTCGTCTTCCCCAGGGTTGGTCTCGGTTTTTTTGCTCCGCAGTCCCGAGACGGAATGTCCATGGTTGGGTTTTCCGAATCGGTGGAGCTCGGCGGACACGGCCTTGTGCGAGACAACCCGCAGGTCGTCCTGAGGGTCGAATTCCCAGAAGGAAGACCGAGCTTCTCACAGTATCATTGGCGTATGTTGAGCTTTGATCACTATGACGGACGGTCATGGACTCAAACCCTCCAAGATGAGCGAAAGCACCCGCTGCATTGGCGGCGCCCTCTCGACGATATCTACCCTCAAAAAGGCGAACCAAAACTCCTGCAAATGTACATGGAGCCTTTAGATACGGCGCTCCTTCCCACGCTTTTCCCAACGCACTCCATCAAACTCGGCACGCCAAATATCACAATGCCAATTGGACCGCGGTCGGGAAGGCTAACCATGGATGCGTATTCAGACATCCGCCACTCGGTCCCAAGCAATCTGGGGATTCCGTACATGATCTGGGTCGCGGAGCCAGACGACTCGCCGCGTGAGAAGGTTGAAGCCGCGAATCCGGCATTCCTTCAGCAACCCATCGAGTCTCAGAGATTCGCCGACCTGACACGTCAGGCCGTCTCGAACGCTACTCTGCCTAAGGAAATCGCTCGAAATATCGAGGAGTTTCTGGAGTCGAACTACACCTACACCACCGACCTTCCCGAAGTTGGTGAAAGCCCCGTCGAAGACTTCCTCTTCACCACTCGGCGCGGCCATTGCGAGTATTTCGCAACGACCGCCACCCTGATGCTTCGCCAAGCCGGTGTTCATGCGCGTATCGTGAATGGTTTCTACGGAGGCCAGTGGAATAACGTGGGCGACTACTGGGCGGTTCGGCAAGGTGATGCCCACTCATGGGTGGAGTACTTCGACCCGAGCGTTGGTTGGCTTAAACTAGACCCAACCCCGCCTTCGAGCATGCCGCAGGCAAACGCACTCTTAGACACGCTCCGAAAGACTATGGACGCCTCCAGGCTCGCCTGGACCAAATGGGTCATCGAGTACGACCTCTCAGCCCAGATCGACGTGTTGCGGTCCGCGGCCGATACCTTTGCGCCCAAACCGTCCAACGACCGCGACGCAAAACGTGAGATCAACTGGACCATCATTCTAGGGTCCCTCGGAGTCGTCTTGGTGGGCGCTGGTGGCTTTGCGTTATGGAAGCGGCGCAAAACCCGGCTCGACCCGCTACAATCAGCCTTTATGGCGATTGAGGCAGCAGCGAAGAGGGCTGGTCTAAACCGCAGGATTGACGAAGGCCCGTCGGAGTTTCTGGAGCGCCTCGCGTCCAAGAGTCCGAAGATTAGCGCGCCTCTGCGCAAGTTCAGCGGACTCTATCTTGGTGCCAGATATGGAAATCTGGACGTAGACCTCAATGAGATTCAAATAGTTTCTGAACATATCATCAAATATCTAAAGTCATTGAAAAAGGATTCGCTGTGA
- a CDS encoding AAA family ATPase — protein sequence MNKPSSHARLQQVLAHVDTVFKGKPELVTLTLASLLSRGHVLLEDVPGVGKTTLALALAKTLGLEFRRVQFTSDLLPSDILGVSVFSQDKSEFSFRPGPIFSNLVLADEINRTTPRTQSALLEAMSERRVSVDNDTHALPDPFLVIATQNPLELYGTYPLPESQLDRFLMRLSVGTPSREVEIGLLTSRTSSAPVDTLKALLSPEEFRAFQDEVDSVQFNETVAQYVLDVVEATRRDPRVKIGVSTRGALALAQACRAWAFLDDRSFVVPDDARRLIVPCLAHRLSLNGVANAEKSHSESVMEDIASKVKIPT from the coding sequence GTGAATAAGCCTTCTTCGCACGCGCGCTTACAACAAGTGCTGGCCCACGTAGACACGGTCTTTAAGGGAAAACCCGAGCTGGTCACACTCACTCTGGCCTCTTTGCTTTCAAGAGGTCATGTCCTCCTCGAAGACGTGCCAGGTGTGGGCAAGACCACGCTCGCGTTGGCGCTAGCAAAAACACTTGGCCTGGAGTTTCGACGCGTTCAGTTCACGAGCGACCTCTTACCCTCCGATATCTTGGGGGTCTCGGTCTTCTCTCAAGACAAATCAGAGTTTTCTTTTCGGCCTGGTCCCATCTTTTCTAACCTCGTACTCGCTGACGAAATCAATCGAACCACACCACGCACTCAGTCCGCACTCCTCGAGGCCATGAGCGAGCGACGAGTCAGCGTGGACAACGATACCCACGCCCTTCCAGACCCGTTTCTGGTGATTGCCACTCAAAACCCTCTCGAGCTCTACGGGACGTATCCTCTGCCTGAGAGCCAGCTCGACAGATTCCTAATGCGCCTTAGCGTCGGCACACCCTCGCGTGAAGTAGAGATTGGGTTGCTCACCTCAAGGACATCTTCGGCGCCCGTAGACACGCTCAAAGCCCTTCTGAGCCCCGAAGAGTTTCGGGCCTTCCAGGATGAGGTGGATTCCGTTCAATTCAACGAGACGGTCGCTCAGTACGTCCTAGACGTGGTTGAGGCCACGCGTCGAGACCCTCGCGTCAAGATCGGTGTCTCAACTCGAGGTGCGCTCGCGCTCGCACAGGCTTGCCGCGCGTGGGCATTCTTGGACGATCGATCGTTTGTGGTACCCGATGACGCGCGACGTCTGATCGTGCCCTGCCTCGCACACCGTCTGAGCCTCAACGGCGTCGCCAATGCAGAAAAATCCCACTCAGAAAGCGTGATGGAAGATATCGCGTCGAAAGTGAAAATCCCGACGTAG
- a CDS encoding penicillin-binding protein 1A, which yields MIKSIVKWIGILAIMGALAGVIGLAGIFYYYGRDLPEILKREDFDPPQMTRILSAEGHVIGEFFTPGSKRTVVGEEVIPQHVKDAFMAAEDADFMVHEGIDYLGMVRAFYYAVRYDQGVRGTSTITQQVVKNLVLSPEKSLARKVKEIILARELEKNLTKEDILYLYLNTIYLGHGVNGVEEASRQYFGKSVKDVTMVEGALLAGLTQSPERLTPRRHPEAALKRRAYVLKQLRDKGFINEAEYREAEDDPIKLADRDKIDPYLGLAPHFVEHVRKSLVEKYGEEKVMGGGLRVRTTLEVERQKAGEAALRKGLEIYDERHKLYRPLKTLKAKEVESYVKNLAKKWEKGTKVGDLREAVITGHKDGKLVLNTGSAKVEFEVSGARALGEDKLEERYPTHSVLRLKVVDPEKPTLAFRTGPEAALIAIDPKTRHVVSHVGGYDFGANQYDHVSQAKRQTGSSFKPIVYSAAIEAKTISPASIYLDSPTVFQLHGGKNWSPKNSDGNWRGPIRIREAIGASRNVVSVRVLQDLTIEKAQEFAKRIGMDTPLVDNFTMVMGSTEMTPVEITNAYATFASGGATAEPLYITQVRGRDFKEDFRSKAEQAIPPEVAYLTTSLLRSVVEGYTSSDGTRRAGTASSLAEIKRPVAGKTGTTNEAKDAWFIGYTPDLVTGVWVGYSDNTSLGAKEYGGKVAAPIWLGFMKAALKGEPKQFEEPSMGIVRVRIDPVSGKRVREGGIEEVFLVGTAPTEWAPSPDAASADEFLLNQFDD from the coding sequence GTGATAAAATCGATCGTAAAATGGATTGGTATTCTGGCCATCATGGGTGCTCTGGCGGGCGTCATCGGTCTGGCCGGGATTTTTTACTATTATGGGCGCGACCTGCCGGAGATTTTGAAACGCGAGGATTTTGACCCGCCTCAGATGACTCGAATTCTTTCGGCTGAGGGACACGTGATCGGTGAGTTCTTTACGCCTGGTTCGAAGCGAACGGTGGTGGGTGAAGAGGTGATTCCTCAGCACGTCAAAGACGCGTTCATGGCGGCCGAAGACGCTGATTTCATGGTCCATGAAGGAATCGACTACCTGGGCATGGTGCGCGCTTTCTACTACGCCGTGCGGTATGACCAAGGTGTTCGCGGAACCTCGACGATTACTCAGCAGGTGGTCAAAAACCTGGTACTTTCGCCCGAAAAGAGTCTGGCTAGGAAGGTCAAAGAGATCATTCTTGCGCGCGAGCTCGAAAAGAATCTGACCAAAGAAGACATTCTATACCTCTACTTGAACACCATTTACCTCGGGCATGGCGTCAACGGTGTGGAAGAGGCGTCGCGCCAGTATTTTGGGAAATCCGTCAAAGACGTCACGATGGTCGAGGGAGCGCTCTTGGCCGGCCTGACACAATCGCCTGAGCGGCTGACGCCCAGGCGCCATCCAGAGGCCGCGCTGAAGCGCCGAGCCTATGTTTTGAAGCAGCTCAGAGATAAAGGCTTCATCAACGAGGCCGAGTATCGCGAAGCCGAAGACGATCCCATCAAACTAGCCGATAGGGATAAGATCGACCCGTATCTTGGTCTCGCGCCGCATTTTGTTGAACATGTGCGAAAGTCACTTGTGGAGAAGTACGGCGAAGAAAAGGTGATGGGGGGAGGCCTTCGGGTGCGCACGACCCTCGAGGTGGAGAGGCAAAAGGCTGGGGAGGCGGCTTTGCGAAAGGGTTTGGAGATCTACGATGAACGGCACAAGCTCTACAGGCCGCTCAAGACGCTCAAGGCCAAAGAAGTTGAATCTTACGTAAAGAACTTGGCCAAGAAGTGGGAGAAGGGCACTAAGGTCGGTGACCTTCGTGAGGCTGTCATCACTGGTCATAAGGATGGAAAACTGGTTCTCAATACCGGTAGCGCCAAGGTTGAGTTTGAAGTCAGTGGTGCGCGCGCTCTTGGTGAGGACAAGCTCGAGGAGCGCTATCCAACACACTCGGTTCTTCGACTCAAAGTAGTTGACCCTGAGAAACCTACCCTTGCATTTAGAACAGGCCCGGAGGCCGCGCTTATCGCGATCGATCCGAAGACTCGACACGTGGTTTCGCACGTTGGGGGTTATGATTTTGGCGCCAATCAATATGACCATGTGTCGCAGGCGAAGCGTCAGACCGGGTCATCGTTTAAGCCTATTGTCTACTCGGCAGCCATTGAGGCGAAAACCATTTCTCCAGCAAGTATCTATTTGGACTCGCCGACTGTCTTTCAACTTCACGGCGGGAAGAACTGGTCGCCCAAGAACAGCGATGGCAATTGGCGCGGTCCGATCCGGATTCGAGAAGCGATTGGCGCAAGTCGAAACGTGGTCTCGGTTCGCGTGCTTCAAGATCTGACCATCGAAAAGGCTCAGGAGTTTGCAAAACGGATCGGCATGGATACTCCCCTCGTGGACAATTTCACCATGGTGATGGGGTCAACCGAGATGACGCCTGTGGAGATTACCAACGCTTACGCGACCTTCGCATCCGGAGGGGCTACCGCAGAGCCACTTTATATCACCCAAGTCCGTGGGCGTGACTTCAAGGAGGATTTTCGGTCCAAAGCCGAACAAGCCATTCCCCCTGAAGTTGCCTACTTAACCACCAGTCTTTTGCGAAGCGTCGTTGAGGGATACACGAGTTCAGATGGCACGAGGCGTGCCGGAACGGCGAGCTCGTTGGCGGAGATTAAACGGCCCGTGGCGGGTAAGACGGGGACCACTAACGAGGCGAAAGACGCCTGGTTCATCGGTTATACCCCTGACCTAGTGACTGGCGTTTGGGTTGGCTACAGCGACAACACATCGCTTGGCGCGAAGGAATATGGCGGCAAGGTGGCTGCCCCAATTTGGCTGGGTTTTATGAAGGCGGCTCTCAAAGGAGAACCTAAACAATTTGAGGAGCCGTCTATGGGAATTGTCCGTGTGAGAATCGACCCTGTGAGTGGAAAGCGTGTGCGTGAAGGTGGGATCGAAGAGGTCTTCTTGGTGGGGACGGCTCCCACCGAATGGGCACCAAGTCCCGACGCAGCGTCGGCAGACGAGTTTTTGCTCAACCAATTTGACGATTAG
- a CDS encoding sulfite exporter TauE/SafE family protein, with product MEVWWVWVGAAIVGVVAGIINTLAGSGSLLTLPMLIFLGLPADVANGTNRVGIIVQSMVAVATFRHGGKFEIGPREWKLAGIAFVGSVLGALVAVQMNDVVMRIVIAAVMLGSLVVILAKPGQFAAKDTREKPLTPLLLLAFLAIGVYGGFIQASVGILLLVALVAGAGYDIVKANGLKLFLTIMFTAGAIPIFALNSQIDWGLGALMAGGQSLGAWMAARFAVKSDKAADWIQRLIVVVIIFSVIKLLVDL from the coding sequence ATGGAAGTCTGGTGGGTATGGGTTGGCGCCGCGATAGTGGGCGTGGTCGCCGGCATCATCAATACATTGGCGGGGAGTGGATCGTTGTTGACGCTACCGATGCTCATCTTTCTTGGGCTACCGGCCGACGTCGCGAATGGTACCAACCGTGTTGGCATCATCGTGCAGAGCATGGTGGCGGTGGCCACATTTAGACACGGCGGAAAGTTCGAGATTGGGCCGCGCGAATGGAAGCTGGCGGGGATTGCCTTTGTGGGCTCTGTGCTCGGGGCGCTGGTCGCGGTCCAGATGAACGATGTGGTGATGCGCATCGTCATCGCCGCGGTGATGCTGGGCTCATTGGTGGTGATCTTGGCGAAGCCAGGGCAGTTCGCGGCCAAGGATACTAGAGAGAAGCCACTGACGCCCTTGTTGTTACTGGCGTTCTTGGCGATTGGTGTCTACGGCGGGTTTATTCAGGCTTCGGTGGGGATTTTGCTCCTCGTGGCTTTGGTGGCGGGGGCTGGCTACGATATCGTCAAGGCCAATGGGCTAAAGCTCTTCTTGACCATCATGTTTACCGCGGGCGCGATACCCATCTTTGCGTTGAATTCCCAGATTGATTGGGGGCTTGGAGCATTGATGGCGGGAGGTCAGAGTTTGGGAGCGTGGATGGCAGCTCGGTTTGCGGTGAAAAGTGATAAGGCCGCAGATTGGATCCAGCGCCTAATCGTGGTGGTCATCATCTTCAGCGTGATCAAGTTATTGGTCGATTTATGA